In Agromyces archimandritae, one genomic interval encodes:
- a CDS encoding thermonuclease family protein — protein sequence MGECLAQEATDELSRLAPVGAAVTLDYDTDRRDRYGRLLAAVTNADGTSVSVALAEQGLGSAVSYGGNTKFLADVSAGQEAASNAQLGLSTKPWNALPPP from the coding sequence GTGGGCGAATGCCTCGCCCAAGAGGCGACCGACGAACTCTCCCGCCTCGCCCCCGTGGGCGCCGCGGTGACGCTCGACTACGACACCGACCGCCGTGACCGCTACGGCCGCCTGCTCGCCGCAGTGACGAATGCCGACGGCACCTCCGTCAGCGTTGCGCTCGCCGAACAGGGCCTCGGCTCGGCCGTGTCGTACGGCGGCAACACCAAGTTCCTCGCGGATGTCTCGGCCGGCCAGGAGGCGGCGAGCAACGCGCAACTCGGCCTCTCGACGAAACCGTGGAATGCGCTCCCGCCGCCGTGA
- a CDS encoding exonuclease domain-containing protein encodes MPGFAVIDFETTGLMPGGSDRVVEVAVVHVNEAGRITGEWETLVNPGRDVGAERIHGIRGADVMHAPRFEQVAGRLIELLAGRVIVAHNASFDLRFLDAELRRAGYAAPELAELGLCTMRLARELIPGAGRSLADCCAAFDIDLDGAHRASVDAAATARLLGEYLQLADAEFWLGRIDHASSVEWMPWPAAPSAAWIARGTAPTAGERFLERITAKLPEHAGPAEHQDYLALLDRCLLDRHISAHEAEALVDAAETLGISRNTCLTLHERYFDDLARVAWADGVLTADEIADLASVVKLLSVSDARLVAAMQAPASPSPVDAGAAAPSDQPSFSLAPGDHIVLTGEMSLAREIWFERLTAAGYVPRPAVTKRVKLVVAADPDSLSGKARKARDYGIPIVGEPMLARLVGV; translated from the coding sequence ATGCCCGGATTCGCCGTCATCGACTTCGAGACGACCGGGCTCATGCCCGGCGGCAGCGATCGTGTGGTCGAGGTTGCCGTCGTCCATGTGAACGAGGCCGGCCGCATCACGGGGGAGTGGGAGACGCTCGTGAACCCCGGCCGCGACGTCGGGGCGGAACGCATCCACGGCATCCGCGGCGCCGATGTCATGCACGCGCCGCGGTTCGAGCAGGTCGCCGGGCGGCTCATCGAGCTGCTCGCCGGGCGGGTGATCGTCGCGCACAACGCGAGCTTCGACCTGCGGTTCCTCGATGCGGAGCTGCGGCGGGCCGGCTATGCGGCGCCCGAGCTCGCCGAGCTGGGGCTCTGCACGATGCGGCTCGCGCGCGAGCTGATCCCCGGAGCCGGCCGTTCCCTCGCCGACTGCTGCGCGGCGTTCGACATCGACCTCGACGGAGCCCACCGGGCCAGTGTCGATGCGGCCGCCACCGCGCGCCTCCTCGGCGAATACCTGCAGCTGGCCGACGCCGAGTTCTGGCTCGGCCGCATCGACCACGCATCATCCGTCGAGTGGATGCCCTGGCCCGCCGCCCCCTCCGCGGCTTGGATCGCCCGGGGCACCGCACCGACCGCCGGCGAGCGCTTCCTCGAACGCATCACCGCGAAACTGCCCGAGCACGCCGGCCCCGCCGAACACCAGGACTACCTCGCGCTGCTCGACCGCTGCCTGCTCGACCGCCACATCTCCGCGCACGAAGCTGAAGCCCTCGTCGACGCCGCCGAAACCCTCGGCATCTCCCGCAACACCTGCCTCACCCTCCACGAACGCTACTTCGACGACCTCGCCCGGGTCGCCTGGGCCGACGGAGTGCTCACCGCCGACGAGATCGCCGACCTGGCATCCGTCGTCAAGCTGCTCTCGGTGAGCGATGCGCGGCTCGTCGCCGCCATGCAGGCTCCCGCTTCCCCTTCGCCGGTGGATGCCGGTGCCGCCGCCCCTTCTGACCAGCCGTCGTTCTCGCTCGCGCCCGGTGACCACATCGTGCTCACCGGCGAAATGAGCCTCGCTCGCGAAATCTGGTTCGAACGCCTGACCGCAGCCGGATACGTGCCCCGCCCCGCCGTGACGAAGCGCGTGAAACTCGTCGTCGCCGCCGACCCCGACTCACTCTCCGGCAAGGCCCGCAAAGCCCGCGACTACGGCATTCCGATCGTCGGCGAGCCGATGCTCGCGCGGCTGGTGGGGGTATAA
- a CDS encoding MFS transporter, with amino-acid sequence MSAKNATSARSAISESAVLKKVTRRLLPFIGICYIILYLDRTNIGVAALQMNDELAISASAFGFAAGVYFWSYTLCEPFSNYILTRIGTRVWISRIMITWGLVTIATAAVSNEFWLIIARVLLGFAEAGFSPGMLYFVSRWFPAARRGVAMSWIVSFICLSGLLTPLLTGILDSFDGLGGLSGWRWLFILTGIPAVAMGIIFYAVIRNTPREAKFLEPAEREWLQGVIDQEDAQNAHTAHNFSAGIRAARVWVLISVFICVTFSLNGLQIWFPQMLAALGFPSPAIGWVAALPSLVAIVPMVLWNRHSDKTGERPGHFVAAACVAALGFAVAALTVHTPAVAVAAFCVAAIGIYSAMAVFITMPSSFLAGAALAAGFGLINGLGNIGGYLGPQVTGWIKDLTGEFSAAILVFGGAMALAAVITGLLWRSTRNTTKRASVEA; translated from the coding sequence GTGTCAGCGAAGAACGCCACGTCAGCGCGGTCCGCGATCAGCGAGTCCGCTGTCTTGAAGAAGGTCACAAGGCGCCTGCTGCCGTTCATCGGCATCTGCTACATCATCCTCTATCTGGACCGCACGAACATCGGCGTCGCGGCGCTGCAGATGAACGACGAACTGGCGATCTCGGCATCCGCCTTCGGGTTCGCCGCGGGGGTCTACTTCTGGAGTTACACGCTCTGCGAGCCTTTCTCGAACTACATCCTCACCCGGATCGGCACGCGGGTCTGGATCTCCCGGATCATGATCACCTGGGGACTCGTGACGATCGCCACGGCAGCGGTGTCGAACGAGTTCTGGCTCATCATCGCGCGCGTCCTCCTCGGCTTCGCCGAGGCCGGGTTCTCCCCGGGGATGCTCTACTTCGTCTCCCGCTGGTTCCCGGCGGCTCGTCGCGGCGTCGCGATGTCGTGGATCGTCTCGTTCATCTGTCTCTCCGGGCTCCTCACCCCGCTTCTAACAGGCATCCTCGATTCCTTCGACGGCCTGGGCGGCCTCTCCGGGTGGCGCTGGCTGTTCATCCTCACCGGCATCCCGGCGGTGGCGATGGGAATCATCTTCTACGCCGTGATCCGCAACACTCCCCGCGAGGCGAAGTTCCTCGAGCCCGCCGAGCGCGAATGGCTGCAGGGCGTGATCGATCAGGAGGACGCACAGAACGCGCACACCGCTCACAATTTCAGCGCCGGCATCCGAGCCGCCCGCGTCTGGGTGCTCATCTCGGTCTTCATCTGCGTGACGTTCTCTCTGAACGGCCTGCAGATCTGGTTCCCGCAGATGCTCGCGGCGCTCGGCTTCCCGTCGCCCGCGATCGGCTGGGTCGCGGCGCTGCCGTCGCTCGTGGCGATCGTGCCGATGGTCTTGTGGAACCGTCACTCCGACAAGACCGGTGAGCGTCCGGGGCACTTCGTCGCCGCCGCGTGCGTCGCCGCGCTGGGTTTCGCGGTCGCCGCGCTCACCGTGCACACGCCGGCCGTGGCCGTGGCCGCGTTCTGCGTCGCGGCGATCGGCATCTACAGTGCGATGGCGGTCTTCATCACCATGCCGAGCTCGTTCCTCGCCGGTGCCGCCCTGGCCGCGGGCTTCGGGCTGATCAACGGCCTCGGCAACATCGGCGGATATCTCGGACCGCAGGTCACGGGATGGATCAAGGATCTCACCGGCGAGTTCTCCGCGGCGATCCTCGTCTTCGGCGGTGCGATGGCACTCGCGGCCGTAATCACCGGTCTGCTCTGGCGGAGCACGAGGAACACGACGAAGCGGGCCTCCGTCGAGGCCTGA
- a CDS encoding SDR family oxidoreductase, protein MTTTDTDRVAVVTGGGSGLGREFVRALSAAGFRVVALGRRLDAVTETIATLDPSRSLALSADVTDEVEVEVAFAAVARRFGRLDVLVNNAGVFGPQGEIDETEFADLRATWEVNLGGAVLCARAAWRLMRAQSPPGGRIINNGSVSAHVPRPWATAYTVSKHAITGLTKALALDGRAHGIAVGQLDIGNAATTMTREMSTGSRQADGSVRAEPLFDAADAARALVFMASLPPAANVLSLTVTASAMPLVGRG, encoded by the coding sequence GTGACAACCACTGACACCGACCGCGTCGCGGTCGTCACCGGCGGCGGGTCCGGGCTCGGGCGCGAGTTCGTCCGGGCGCTGTCCGCTGCGGGGTTCCGGGTCGTCGCACTGGGACGTCGACTCGACGCGGTGACAGAGACGATCGCGACCCTCGACCCGTCCCGCTCCCTCGCGCTCAGCGCGGACGTTACCGACGAGGTCGAGGTCGAGGTCGCTTTCGCCGCGGTCGCGCGACGCTTCGGGCGCCTCGACGTGCTCGTCAACAACGCCGGGGTCTTCGGCCCGCAGGGCGAGATCGATGAGACGGAGTTCGCCGACCTCCGGGCGACCTGGGAAGTGAACCTCGGGGGAGCGGTGCTCTGCGCGAGGGCCGCCTGGCGGCTGATGCGTGCGCAGTCGCCCCCGGGCGGACGGATCATCAACAACGGATCGGTCTCGGCGCACGTCCCGAGGCCCTGGGCGACGGCCTACACCGTGAGCAAGCATGCGATCACGGGGCTCACGAAGGCGCTCGCCCTGGACGGACGCGCGCACGGCATCGCGGTGGGCCAGCTCGACATCGGCAACGCCGCCACGACGATGACGAGGGAGATGTCGACGGGTTCCAGGCAGGCCGACGGCTCGGTGCGCGCGGAGCCACTGTTCGATGCGGCGGATGCGGCTCGCGCACTCGTGTTTATGGCCTCGTTGCCGCCCGCGGCGAACGTCCTGTCGCTCACGGTCACCGCTTCCGCGATGCCTCTCGTCGGACGCGGCTGA
- a CDS encoding IlvD/Edd family dehydratase, translating into MSDEERERHRSSDWFEGEGVNGFIHRSWMKNQGHPDRMFNGRPVIGICQTFSDLTPCNGHFREIAEFVKRGVYEAGGLPVEFPVMSLGETIVRPTTMLYRNLVSMDVEESIRANPLDGVVLLCGCDKTTPALLMGAASVDLPTIVVSGGPMLTGRMRGRPLGSGTDVFRLSEEVRAGSMSVAEFRRSESCMSRSAGHCNTMGTASTMASIVESLGLGLPGNAALPAVDSRRRVLAHDSGRRVVELVREGVRMSDIVTRQAIENAVIVNAALAGSTNAIVHLLALAGRLDIPLELAELDHIAAGIPAIVDVQPSGRFLMEDFFEAGGIPAVMQVLRDALHGDALTVVGTVRERAALAERWDDEVVRDLDRPVVPAPTLAVLHGNLAPDGAVIKASAASPELLVHTGPAVVFESMDDLERRYVTGDGITVDSVLVLRGAGPRGYPGMPELGNLPLPPHLLRQGVRDMVRISDARMSGTAFGTVVLHVAPEAAVGGPLGLVREGDLIALDVPARRLELLVDAEELERRRATATSAEIEDGGGYAALYRAHVTQADTGADFDFLRGRRGSEVHGDNH; encoded by the coding sequence ATGAGCGACGAGGAACGCGAGCGCCATCGTTCGTCCGACTGGTTCGAGGGCGAGGGCGTCAACGGTTTCATCCATCGCTCGTGGATGAAGAACCAGGGGCACCCGGACCGGATGTTCAACGGGCGCCCTGTGATCGGCATCTGTCAGACTTTCTCGGACCTCACCCCCTGCAACGGGCACTTCCGCGAGATCGCGGAGTTCGTGAAGCGCGGTGTGTACGAGGCGGGCGGACTCCCCGTCGAGTTCCCGGTGATGTCGCTGGGGGAGACGATCGTCCGTCCCACCACGATGCTCTATCGGAACCTCGTGTCCATGGACGTGGAGGAGTCGATCAGAGCGAACCCGCTCGACGGCGTCGTGCTGCTCTGCGGATGCGACAAGACGACACCGGCGCTGCTCATGGGTGCGGCATCCGTCGATCTGCCCACGATCGTCGTCTCCGGTGGCCCGATGCTTACCGGGAGGATGCGCGGCCGGCCTCTCGGCTCGGGCACCGACGTGTTCCGTCTGAGCGAGGAGGTCAGGGCGGGCAGCATGAGCGTGGCGGAGTTCCGACGCTCAGAGTCGTGCATGTCGCGCAGCGCCGGACACTGCAACACGATGGGAACGGCATCCACCATGGCGTCGATCGTCGAGTCGCTCGGGCTCGGGCTGCCGGGCAACGCCGCTCTGCCGGCGGTCGACTCCCGTCGTCGCGTGCTCGCCCATGACTCGGGGAGGCGCGTCGTCGAACTCGTCCGCGAGGGCGTGAGGATGAGTGACATCGTGACGCGGCAGGCGATCGAGAACGCGGTCATCGTCAACGCGGCCCTGGCCGGGTCCACTAACGCGATCGTGCACCTGCTGGCGCTCGCCGGTCGGCTGGACATTCCCCTCGAGCTCGCCGAGCTCGACCACATCGCCGCCGGCATCCCCGCCATCGTCGACGTGCAGCCCTCGGGCCGCTTCCTCATGGAGGACTTCTTCGAGGCGGGTGGGATCCCTGCGGTCATGCAGGTGCTCCGCGACGCTCTACATGGCGATGCGCTGACGGTCGTCGGCACCGTGCGCGAGCGGGCAGCTCTCGCGGAGCGGTGGGATGATGAGGTGGTGCGCGACCTGGATCGTCCCGTCGTGCCGGCCCCGACCCTCGCCGTGCTGCACGGCAATCTCGCACCGGACGGCGCCGTGATCAAGGCCTCGGCCGCGAGTCCCGAACTGCTCGTGCACACGGGGCCGGCGGTGGTCTTCGAGAGCATGGATGACCTCGAGCGCCGCTACGTCACGGGCGACGGCATCACCGTGGACTCCGTTCTCGTCCTGCGAGGCGCAGGGCCGCGCGGCTATCCGGGGATGCCGGAGCTGGGCAACCTTCCGCTGCCGCCGCATCTCCTCCGCCAGGGTGTGCGGGACATGGTGCGGATCTCGGATGCGCGGATGAGCGGGACCGCCTTCGGCACCGTCGTCCTCCACGTCGCTCCCGAGGCCGCTGTCGGCGGGCCGCTCGGACTCGTCAGGGAGGGCGACCTCATCGCCCTCGACGTCCCGGCGCGGCGGCTCGAGCTGCTCGTGGATGCCGAGGAGCTCGAGCGCCGACGGGCAACGGCCACCTCCGCCGAGATCGAGGACGGCGGGGGATACGCCGCGCTGTACCGGGCGCACGTCACCCAGGCCGACACCGGCGCCGACTTCGACTTCCTGCGGGGTCGCCGTGGATCGGAGGTGCACGGTGACAACCACTGA
- a CDS encoding 3-keto-5-aminohexanoate cleavage protein — protein sequence MIITVAPTGGMLTRREHPSVPTQPEDIAADVAACVEVGASAAALHVRTADDLAACDPELYRRVNHLVRARTDVVLNNSSGGGVSVPMRAPLGDGMSEISWPQRLAAVDGGAEIVTLDAITAWASIDGEEVLMNTPPSRARELSARIAAAGARPEWEVFNPAQLTRDVPELLADIDDGRPPIVNICLDIDGVFTNAVRWSPALLSHMVDSLPGSAVFSVSVGGRTPWAALAQAVILGGHIRVGVEDHPFDEDGAPRSNLELVEQAVRLVRALGHRPATVDETRELWYVKRRVR from the coding sequence GTGATCATCACGGTCGCCCCGACCGGAGGGATGCTGACGAGACGCGAGCACCCCTCTGTCCCGACTCAGCCAGAGGACATCGCCGCCGACGTCGCCGCGTGCGTGGAGGTCGGTGCCTCGGCGGCGGCGCTGCATGTGCGGACGGCCGACGATCTCGCCGCCTGCGATCCCGAGCTCTATCGCCGGGTGAACCACCTCGTCCGCGCCCGCACAGACGTCGTGCTGAACAACTCGAGCGGTGGCGGAGTGTCCGTCCCGATGCGCGCGCCGCTCGGCGACGGCATGAGCGAGATTTCCTGGCCGCAACGTCTCGCCGCCGTCGACGGAGGAGCCGAGATCGTCACCCTGGACGCGATCACGGCGTGGGCGTCGATCGACGGCGAGGAGGTCCTGATGAACACTCCGCCGTCCCGTGCCCGCGAGCTCTCCGCCCGCATCGCAGCCGCGGGGGCCCGCCCGGAGTGGGAGGTCTTCAACCCGGCCCAGCTGACCAGGGACGTCCCCGAACTCCTCGCCGACATCGATGACGGACGGCCGCCGATCGTGAACATCTGCCTCGACATCGACGGCGTGTTCACGAACGCGGTCCGCTGGTCGCCCGCGCTCCTCTCGCACATGGTCGACTCCCTGCCAGGATCCGCCGTGTTCTCGGTGTCGGTGGGCGGGCGCACTCCCTGGGCAGCGCTCGCGCAGGCGGTGATCCTCGGCGGACACATCCGCGTGGGCGTGGAGGACCACCCGTTCGATGAGGACGGCGCACCGCGCTCCAACCTCGAGCTGGTCGAGCAGGCCGTGCGTCTCGTGCGTGCGCTCGGGCATCGGCCGGCCACGGTCGACGAGACGAGAGAGCTGTGGTACGTGAAGAGGAGGGTCCGCTGA
- a CDS encoding DAK2 domain-containing protein, with protein MVTVDGWVAAFLDRIEDGHEELTRLDRLAGDGDFGDNLRRAATGARHAMIAGAGGFAALVTAFRATGGTSGPLFGLWFRAFARQVSDPVQAGDVAEAARRGLDAIVSAAGAAVGDNTMVDAMAPAVLSFDSGGDLDASLRRAARESAAGAESTRELLGRRGRSSYVGEHARGVVDPGALAVAWFFSAAVPE; from the coding sequence ATGGTGACGGTCGACGGCTGGGTGGCCGCCTTCCTCGATCGGATCGAGGACGGGCACGAAGAGCTCACTCGTCTGGACCGCCTGGCCGGCGACGGCGACTTCGGTGACAATCTCCGGCGCGCGGCCACGGGCGCCCGCCACGCGATGATCGCAGGGGCCGGAGGCTTCGCCGCCCTCGTGACGGCGTTCCGGGCGACCGGCGGGACGAGCGGGCCGCTGTTCGGTCTCTGGTTCCGCGCGTTCGCGCGTCAGGTGTCCGATCCGGTGCAGGCGGGGGACGTTGCCGAGGCCGCTCGACGAGGGCTGGATGCGATAGTCTCGGCTGCGGGAGCCGCGGTCGGAGACAACACGATGGTCGACGCGATGGCACCGGCCGTGCTCTCCTTCGACAGCGGCGGCGACCTCGACGCGTCGCTCCGGCGCGCGGCCCGCGAGTCCGCGGCGGGCGCGGAGTCGACGAGGGAGCTGCTCGGACGGCGCGGTCGCTCGAGCTACGTCGGCGAGCACGCGCGCGGGGTCGTGGATCCCGGAGCACTGGCGGTGGCGTGGTTCTTCTCGGCGGCGGTGCCGGAATGA
- a CDS encoding dihydroxyacetone kinase subunit DhaK translates to MQIHDDPARLVHDAVEGAIAESRGALILVEEPLHVHRRPAPGDATVAVVSGGGSGHEPLHLGLVGPGMLDAAVPGQVFASPTTAQVLAAIESVDRGAGVVLIVKNYTGDVLNFRFAAENAEDAGRAVEVVVVADDIATESAQGPGRRGTGATLLVEKLAGAAAARGLPLADVARIARSAADRARSLAVAFRSATLPGQNDESFVLPTGSVEFGVGIHGERGEEIAWEGDGSALIDLLVARLYEATGLASGDEAIALVNGLGGTPALQLEAANAYLRRSLGARGVGVVRSLTGNLVTALDMQGVSITLLRLGDDDLDLELWDAPVRTAALSW, encoded by the coding sequence ATGCAGATCCACGATGACCCCGCACGGCTCGTGCATGACGCGGTGGAGGGCGCGATCGCCGAGAGCAGAGGGGCTCTGATCCTCGTCGAGGAGCCGCTGCACGTGCATCGTCGCCCGGCCCCCGGTGACGCGACGGTGGCCGTCGTGTCCGGCGGAGGGTCGGGGCACGAGCCCCTGCACCTCGGTCTCGTCGGGCCGGGCATGCTTGACGCGGCGGTACCGGGGCAGGTGTTCGCGAGCCCCACCACGGCGCAGGTCCTGGCGGCGATCGAGAGCGTGGACCGAGGGGCGGGCGTGGTCCTGATCGTGAAAAACTACACCGGCGACGTGCTGAACTTCCGGTTCGCGGCCGAGAACGCCGAGGATGCAGGGCGCGCCGTCGAGGTGGTGGTCGTCGCCGACGACATCGCCACCGAGAGCGCACAGGGGCCTGGGCGCCGCGGTACCGGAGCGACCCTCCTCGTCGAGAAGCTCGCGGGTGCCGCGGCCGCCCGCGGCCTGCCCCTCGCTGACGTCGCGCGCATCGCGCGTTCTGCAGCCGACCGTGCGCGCAGCCTCGCAGTCGCCTTCCGTTCGGCCACTCTGCCTGGGCAGAACGACGAATCGTTCGTCCTGCCCACCGGCTCGGTCGAGTTCGGCGTCGGCATCCACGGCGAGCGCGGCGAGGAGATCGCCTGGGAGGGCGACGGATCCGCGCTGATCGATCTTCTGGTCGCGCGTCTCTACGAGGCGACAGGGCTGGCATCCGGCGACGAGGCGATCGCACTCGTGAACGGGCTCGGCGGGACACCGGCACTGCAGCTCGAAGCCGCGAACGCCTACCTCCGACGGAGTCTGGGCGCAAGGGGCGTGGGCGTCGTACGCAGTCTGACCGGCAACCTGGTCACCGCCCTGGACATGCAGGGGGTCTCGATCACGCTGCTGCGGCTGGGCGATGACGATCTCGATCTCGAACTCTGGGACGCACCCGTGCGGACGGCGGCACTGTCATGGTGA